The stretch of DNA ACATCCACTTCATCATCAGCAAAGAAATTACCCTCACCACTTTTTTGAATGGCCGAGTCCAGCGAGAGCAACTCCTCGTTAAGCTGCTCAGACGAATCAGCTTCTGGATCATCACCGTTGTCTGCAGCCTCGGCTGCAAACATATCCATATCATCATCGATCAGCATTTGCTCAGTATCGTCAATCATCGATTGCTCAGTGTCATCAATGATTGGCGGCTCGGGGGCCGAGGTATGCACCTGAAACACTTGCATGCATGCACCACAACGCACTTGGCCATTTGCAGCCGCT from Pseudomonadales bacterium encodes:
- a CDS encoding zinc-ribbon domain-containing protein; its protein translation is MSITEASCPHCGAEYQLTPEQLAAANGQVRCGACMQVFQVHTSAPEPPIIDDTEQSMIDDTEQMLIDDDMDMFAAEAADNGDDPEADSSEQLNEELLSLDSAIQKSGEGNFFADDEVDV